The Coffea eugenioides isolate CCC68of chromosome 8, Ceug_1.0, whole genome shotgun sequence genome has a segment encoding these proteins:
- the LOC113779072 gene encoding BURP domain protein RD22-like isoform X1 — protein sequence MEFLKLLYFLSFLFLGVGANHADLEAYWKSELPNTPMPKAVRDLLKGGKLPERGNFRLKTYDDGCSFKHYCGNPTEDELHIDPKVKVFFLKMHLNRGSSMNMKFVESVKSPTAFLPRQVANSIPFSSKSVPEILNKYSLNPQSQDARIIKETIAECEVPAMKGEDKYCATSLESMVDFTTSKLGKDVLAISNEAQKTDPEVQKYGIVSVSKLNNNDKEIVSCHRQNYFYAVFYCHTTQNTDAYMVNLVGADGAKVKAVAVCHRDTSAWNPKHLAFQLLKVKPGTVPICHFLPEDHIVWVPKH from the exons ATGGAATTTCTGAAGCTTCtctactttctctcttttcttttt CTAGGAGTTGGGGCAAACCATGCAGATCTTGAAGCTTATTGGAAATCCGAGCTTCCAAACACTCCTATGCCCAAAGCTGTTAGAGACCTCCTAAAAGGTG GGAAGTTGCCGGAAAGGGGCAATTTCAGGTTGAAAACATATGACGACGGCTGTAGTTTCAAACATTATTGTGGAAATCCTACTGAAGATGAGCTCCATATTGACCCAAAAGTGAAAgtctttttcttgaaaatgcaCCTCAATCGCGGCTCAAGCATGAATATGAAGTTTGTTGAATCAGTGAAAAGTCCTACGGCTTTCCTGCCCCGCCAGGTTGCTAATTCGATTCCCTTCTCGTCAAAATCTGTTCCTGAAATTTTGAACAAATACTCACTGAATCCACAATCACAAGATGCTAGAATTATTAAGGAAACGATAGCAGAATGCGAGGTGCCTGCAATGAAAGGGGAAGACAAGTATTGTGCGACTTCTCTCGAATCAATGGTTGATTTCACTACTTCAAAGCTGGGCAAAGATGTTCTAGCAATTTCTAACGAAGCACAGAAAACAGATCCAGAAGTCCAGAAATATGGTATTGTGTCTGTTTCCAAGTTGAACAACAACGATAAAGAAATAGTTTCTTGCCACAGGCAAAACTATTTCTACGCAGTTTTCTACTGCCACACCACACAGAATACAGATGCATATATGGTTAATTTAGTTGGTGCCGATGGAGCAAAAGTCAAGGCAGTAGCTGTTTGTCACCGGGATACGTCAGCATGGAACCCAAAGCATTTGGCTTTTCAGCTGCTGAAGGTGAAGCCAGGAACTGTTCCAATCTGCCATTTCCTTCCTGAGGATCACATTGTCTGGGTTCCGAAGCACTAA
- the LOC113779072 gene encoding BURP domain protein RD22-like isoform X2, with amino-acid sequence MEFLKLLYFLSFLFLGVGANHADLEAYWKSELPNTPMPKAVRDLLKGKLPERGNFRLKTYDDGCSFKHYCGNPTEDELHIDPKVKVFFLKMHLNRGSSMNMKFVESVKSPTAFLPRQVANSIPFSSKSVPEILNKYSLNPQSQDARIIKETIAECEVPAMKGEDKYCATSLESMVDFTTSKLGKDVLAISNEAQKTDPEVQKYGIVSVSKLNNNDKEIVSCHRQNYFYAVFYCHTTQNTDAYMVNLVGADGAKVKAVAVCHRDTSAWNPKHLAFQLLKVKPGTVPICHFLPEDHIVWVPKH; translated from the exons ATGGAATTTCTGAAGCTTCtctactttctctcttttcttttt CTAGGAGTTGGGGCAAACCATGCAGATCTTGAAGCTTATTGGAAATCCGAGCTTCCAAACACTCCTATGCCCAAAGCTGTTAGAGACCTCCTAAAAG GGAAGTTGCCGGAAAGGGGCAATTTCAGGTTGAAAACATATGACGACGGCTGTAGTTTCAAACATTATTGTGGAAATCCTACTGAAGATGAGCTCCATATTGACCCAAAAGTGAAAgtctttttcttgaaaatgcaCCTCAATCGCGGCTCAAGCATGAATATGAAGTTTGTTGAATCAGTGAAAAGTCCTACGGCTTTCCTGCCCCGCCAGGTTGCTAATTCGATTCCCTTCTCGTCAAAATCTGTTCCTGAAATTTTGAACAAATACTCACTGAATCCACAATCACAAGATGCTAGAATTATTAAGGAAACGATAGCAGAATGCGAGGTGCCTGCAATGAAAGGGGAAGACAAGTATTGTGCGACTTCTCTCGAATCAATGGTTGATTTCACTACTTCAAAGCTGGGCAAAGATGTTCTAGCAATTTCTAACGAAGCACAGAAAACAGATCCAGAAGTCCAGAAATATGGTATTGTGTCTGTTTCCAAGTTGAACAACAACGATAAAGAAATAGTTTCTTGCCACAGGCAAAACTATTTCTACGCAGTTTTCTACTGCCACACCACACAGAATACAGATGCATATATGGTTAATTTAGTTGGTGCCGATGGAGCAAAAGTCAAGGCAGTAGCTGTTTGTCACCGGGATACGTCAGCATGGAACCCAAAGCATTTGGCTTTTCAGCTGCTGAAGGTGAAGCCAGGAACTGTTCCAATCTGCCATTTCCTTCCTGAGGATCACATTGTCTGGGTTCCGAAGCACTAA
- the LOC113780719 gene encoding uncharacterized protein LOC113780719 has product MSFVHAKCSVEERRELWFNLLNDKPNSIPWCIGGDFNVILAPHEKKGGHPFAIAERADFMSFMKEAGFFDIGFSGPSFTWSNNRRGRARISKRLDRFLINGDCLDRSDSISMLHLMTKPELLDVIRQAWNQEVDGSPLRILCSKLLTTRRAIQAWNKKHFGNIFDAVRSAEDAVQWAEEAVDHDVSEECQVDTHCQLKNNFGVKRPR; this is encoded by the exons ATGTCTTTTGTCCATGCAAAGTGTTCAGTGGAGGAGCGCAGAGAATTATGGTTCAACTTATTAAATGATAAGCCTAATTCTATTCCTTGGTGTATTGGGGGTGACTTTAATGTTATTTTGGCTCCTCATGAAAAAAAGGGGGGTCATCCATTTGCTATAGCGGAGAGGGCAGATTTTATGTCTTTCATGAAGGAGGCTGGGTTTTTTGATATAGGCTTTTCAGGACCTAGTTTCACGTGGTCTAACAATCGGAGAGGTAGAGCCCGGATTTCGAAGAGATTGGATAGGTTTTTAATTAATGGAGATTGCTTGGATCGCTCAGACTCCATTTCTATGCTTCACCTG ATGACTAAACCAGAACTCTTGGATGTGATTCGACAAGCTTGGAATCAAGAAGTGGATGGATCTCCGTTACGTATTTTATGCTCTAAATTATTGACAACCAGGAGGGCTATTCAAGCTTGGAACAAAAAACATTTTGGGAACATATTTGATGCTGTTCGATCTGCGGAAGATGCGGTTCAATGGGCAGAGGAGGCTGTGGATCATGATGTTTCGGAGGAGTGCCAGGTCGACACGCATTGtcaattgaagaacaattttgGAGTCAAAAGGCCAAGGTAA